In Zingiber officinale cultivar Zhangliang chromosome 8B, Zo_v1.1, whole genome shotgun sequence, a single genomic region encodes these proteins:
- the LOC122017146 gene encoding geranylgeranyl transferase type-2 subunit beta 1-like isoform X3: MGELEGKKHVQYIVSVEKKKDSFEALVIEHLRLNGAYWGLTTLDLLNEIEAVKPDEIVQWIMQCQDIGSGGFGGNVGHDPHLLYTLSAVQVLALLNRLDVLDIDKVSDYVAGLQNEDGSFSGDMWGEVDTRFSYIAICCLSLLGQLSKINVESTVNYIVSCKNLDGGFGSIPGGESHAGQIFCCVGTLAITGSLHHVDRDLLGWWLCERQCKDGGLNGRPEKLADVCYSWWVLSSLVMIDRVHWIDKEKLTRFILNCQDKENGGISDRPDNAVDVYHTYFGVAGLSLLEYPGIKSIDPAYALPVDVVNRIFFSK, encoded by the exons ATGGGAGAGTTGGAAGGAAAGAAGCATGTGCAATATATTGTTTCTGTAGAAAAG AAGAAAGACAGTTTTGAGGCTCTGGTGATAGAGCATTTGAGACTGAATGGAGCATACTGGGGTCTTACTACACTTGATTTGCTTAATGAAATTGAAGCTGTGAAACCAGATGAAATTGTGCAGTGGATTATGCAATGCCAAGACATAGGTTCTG GAGGCTTTGGTGGAAATGTTGGACATGATCCACATCTTCTATACACACTAAGTGCCGTGCAAGTTTTAGCCCTTCTTAACAGACTTGATGTTCTTGACATTGATAAAGTTTCGGATT aTGTGGCCGGGTTGCAGAATGAAGATGGCTCCTTCTCTGGTGATATGTGGGGTGAAGTTGACACTAG GTTCTCTTATATTGCGATATGCTGTCTCTCACTGTTGGGTCAGCTAAGTAAAATCAATGTGGAGAGTACTGTAAATTACATTGTAAGTTGTAAAAACTTGGATGGTGGATTCGGCTCTATACCTGGTGGGGAGTCACATGCTGGACAGA TCTTTTGTTGTGTGGGTACCCTTGCAATCACGGGATCTCTGCACCATGTCGACAGAGACCTTCTCGGTTGGTGGCTATGTGAACGGCAATGCAAAGATGGAGGATTGAATGGCCGTCCTGAGAAACTTGCTGAT GTCTGCTATTCTTGGTGGGTATTATCTAGTTTAGTTATGATTGATAGAGTACACTGGATCGATAAAGAAAAACTCACTAGGTTCATCTTGAACTGTCAG GACAAAGAGAATGGAGGAATTTCAGATAGACCAGACAATGCAGTAGATGTCTATCATACCTACTTTGGGGTAGCAG GCTTGTCTCTGCTGGAATACCCAGGAATAAAGTCGATCGATCCTGCCTATGCCTTGCCCGTCGACGTGGTAAATCGAATCTTTTTCAGTAAGTGA
- the LOC122017146 gene encoding geranylgeranyl transferase type-2 subunit beta 1-like isoform X2, translating into MGELEGKKHVQYIVSVEKKKDSFEALVIEHLRLNGAYWGLTTLDLLNEIEAVKPDEIVQWIMQCQDIGSGGFGGNVGHDPHLLYTLSAVQVLALLNRLDVLDIDKVSDFLRMIVQLYLLVHLSLYLDVAGLQNEDGSFSGDMWGEVDTRFSYIAICCLSLLGQLSKINVESTVNYIVSCKNLDGGFGSIPGGESHAGQIFCCVGTLAITGSLHHVDRDLLGWWLCERQCKDGGLNGRPEKLADVCYSWWVLSSLVMIDRVHWIDKEKLTRFILNCQDKENGGISDRPDNAVDVYHTYFGVAGLSLLEYPGIKSIDPAYALPVDVVNRIFFSK; encoded by the exons ATGGGAGAGTTGGAAGGAAAGAAGCATGTGCAATATATTGTTTCTGTAGAAAAG AAGAAAGACAGTTTTGAGGCTCTGGTGATAGAGCATTTGAGACTGAATGGAGCATACTGGGGTCTTACTACACTTGATTTGCTTAATGAAATTGAAGCTGTGAAACCAGATGAAATTGTGCAGTGGATTATGCAATGCCAAGACATAGGTTCTG GAGGCTTTGGTGGAAATGTTGGACATGATCCACATCTTCTATACACACTAAGTGCCGTGCAAGTTTTAGCCCTTCTTAACAGACTTGATGTTCTTGACATTGATAAAGTTTCGGATT TCCTCAGAATGATAGTTCAACTGTATCTTTTGGTacacttaagtttatatttagaTGTGGCCGGGTTGCAGAATGAAGATGGCTCCTTCTCTGGTGATATGTGGGGTGAAGTTGACACTAG GTTCTCTTATATTGCGATATGCTGTCTCTCACTGTTGGGTCAGCTAAGTAAAATCAATGTGGAGAGTACTGTAAATTACATTGTAAGTTGTAAAAACTTGGATGGTGGATTCGGCTCTATACCTGGTGGGGAGTCACATGCTGGACAGA TCTTTTGTTGTGTGGGTACCCTTGCAATCACGGGATCTCTGCACCATGTCGACAGAGACCTTCTCGGTTGGTGGCTATGTGAACGGCAATGCAAAGATGGAGGATTGAATGGCCGTCCTGAGAAACTTGCTGAT GTCTGCTATTCTTGGTGGGTATTATCTAGTTTAGTTATGATTGATAGAGTACACTGGATCGATAAAGAAAAACTCACTAGGTTCATCTTGAACTGTCAG GACAAAGAGAATGGAGGAATTTCAGATAGACCAGACAATGCAGTAGATGTCTATCATACCTACTTTGGGGTAGCAG GCTTGTCTCTGCTGGAATACCCAGGAATAAAGTCGATCGATCCTGCCTATGCCTTGCCCGTCGACGTGGTAAATCGAATCTTTTTCAGTAAGTGA
- the LOC122017146 gene encoding geranylgeranyl transferase type-2 subunit beta 1-like isoform X1: MQCQDIGSGGFGGNVGHDPHLLYTLSAVQVLALLNRLDVLDIDKVSDFLRMIVQLYLLVHLSLYLDVAGLQNEDGSFSGDMWGEVDTRFSYIAICCLSLLGQLSKINVESTVNYIVSCKNLDGGFGSIPGGESHAGQIFCCVGTLAITGSLHHVDRDLLGWWLCERQCKDGGLNGRPEKLADVCYSWWVLSSLVMIDRVHWIDKEKLTRFILNCQDKENGGISDRPDNAVDVYHTYFGVAGLSLLEYPGIKSIDPAYALPVDVVNRIFFSK; encoded by the exons ATGCAATGCCAAGACATAGGTTCTG GAGGCTTTGGTGGAAATGTTGGACATGATCCACATCTTCTATACACACTAAGTGCCGTGCAAGTTTTAGCCCTTCTTAACAGACTTGATGTTCTTGACATTGATAAAGTTTCGGATT TCCTCAGAATGATAGTTCAACTGTATCTTTTGGTacacttaagtttatatttagaTGTGGCCGGGTTGCAGAATGAAGATGGCTCCTTCTCTGGTGATATGTGGGGTGAAGTTGACACTAG GTTCTCTTATATTGCGATATGCTGTCTCTCACTGTTGGGTCAGCTAAGTAAAATCAATGTGGAGAGTACTGTAAATTACATTGTAAGTTGTAAAAACTTGGATGGTGGATTCGGCTCTATACCTGGTGGGGAGTCACATGCTGGACAGA TCTTTTGTTGTGTGGGTACCCTTGCAATCACGGGATCTCTGCACCATGTCGACAGAGACCTTCTCGGTTGGTGGCTATGTGAACGGCAATGCAAAGATGGAGGATTGAATGGCCGTCCTGAGAAACTTGCTGAT GTCTGCTATTCTTGGTGGGTATTATCTAGTTTAGTTATGATTGATAGAGTACACTGGATCGATAAAGAAAAACTCACTAGGTTCATCTTGAACTGTCAG GACAAAGAGAATGGAGGAATTTCAGATAGACCAGACAATGCAGTAGATGTCTATCATACCTACTTTGGGGTAGCAG GCTTGTCTCTGCTGGAATACCCAGGAATAAAGTCGATCGATCCTGCCTATGCCTTGCCCGTCGACGTGGTAAATCGAATCTTTTTCAGTAAGTGA